In a single window of the Novosphingobium sp. IK01 genome:
- a CDS encoding cation:proton antiporter, producing MQQQALVFALIGILGIGAQWIAWRTGWPAIALMLVAGVVAGPVTGLVIPDQTFGAMLKPMISIAVALILFEGGLSLNFRELRKTEGAVTRLMLIGIPVGWGLGTLACYYIAGLVWPVATLFAGILVVTGPTVVIPLLRQSNVAARPRTILKWEAIVNDPIGALCAVVTYECLRRTGEGATVVAVVGSLLAAAVVAGLMGYLAALAIAWAFPRGHVPEYLKAPVLLVAVVGTFVLSNLIEQETGLLAVTVMGVAIANMRLDSLRDIHPFKENITVLLISGVFVLLSASLDFGVLRHFEWRFLAYLLAVLFLVRPATVLVSLAFSKIPWNERLLVAWIAPRGVVAVAISGLFALRLDQLGYGDGSILVALSFSVVVATIIAHGFSIRFVARWLGVQGPPRKGLLIVGSTSWSLSLADQLRQLDVPVMIVDTSWPRLSLARQAGIATYHGEILAEATEERLELGQFQVLVATTDSEAYNALVCSEFAPEFGRDAVYQLGGSGDDEDHRSLPEALRGRAMFASGAGVAEILERERLGWTFRKTRLSDQFDFADAQAALPDQSDMLFVLRKDGRIVFFTHASRPTPQAGDTIISYGPSRHEEPEAARGAVRNRNEQREVMS from the coding sequence ATGCAGCAACAGGCTCTTGTTTTCGCTCTGATCGGTATTCTTGGTATCGGCGCGCAGTGGATCGCGTGGCGCACCGGATGGCCGGCTATCGCCCTCATGCTCGTGGCGGGCGTTGTTGCCGGGCCGGTCACCGGGCTGGTCATTCCCGACCAGACATTTGGCGCCATGCTCAAGCCGATGATCTCCATCGCGGTGGCGCTGATCCTCTTTGAAGGGGGGCTCAGCCTCAATTTCCGCGAGTTGCGCAAGACCGAAGGCGCGGTGACGCGCCTGATGCTGATCGGCATTCCGGTCGGCTGGGGGCTGGGCACGCTGGCGTGCTATTATATCGCCGGGCTGGTCTGGCCGGTGGCCACGCTGTTTGCGGGCATTCTGGTGGTCACCGGGCCCACGGTGGTGATCCCGCTGCTGCGCCAGAGCAATGTGGCTGCGCGCCCGCGCACGATCCTCAAGTGGGAAGCCATCGTCAACGATCCCATCGGCGCGCTGTGCGCGGTGGTCACCTATGAATGTCTGCGCCGCACGGGCGAGGGGGCGACGGTGGTTGCTGTTGTCGGCTCGCTGCTGGCGGCGGCGGTGGTGGCCGGGCTCATGGGCTATCTGGCGGCGCTGGCAATCGCCTGGGCTTTCCCGCGCGGCCATGTGCCCGAATATCTCAAGGCGCCGGTCCTGCTGGTGGCGGTCGTGGGCACGTTCGTGCTCTCCAATCTCATCGAGCAGGAAACCGGCCTTCTGGCCGTGACGGTGATGGGCGTGGCGATTGCCAACATGCGCCTCGACAGCCTGCGCGACATTCATCCGTTCAAGGAGAACATCACGGTCCTGCTCATTTCGGGCGTGTTCGTGCTGCTCTCGGCCTCGCTCGATTTCGGGGTTCTGCGCCATTTCGAGTGGCGCTTTCTGGCCTATCTTCTGGCGGTGCTGTTCCTCGTGCGTCCGGCCACGGTGCTGGTCAGCCTGGCCTTCAGCAAGATCCCCTGGAACGAGCGCCTGCTGGTGGCGTGGATCGCGCCGCGCGGGGTCGTGGCCGTGGCGATCTCGGGGCTTTTCGCGCTGCGGCTCGACCAGCTCGGCTATGGCGACGGCAGCATTCTGGTGGCGCTTTCGTTCTCGGTGGTGGTCGCCACGATCATCGCGCATGGTTTCAGCATCCGTTTCGTTGCGCGCTGGCTGGGGGTGCAGGGCCCGCCGCGCAAGGGGTTGCTGATCGTGGGCAGCACTTCGTGGAGCCTGTCGCTGGCAGACCAGTTGCGCCAGCTCGACGTGCCGGTGATGATCGTCGACACCAGCTGGCCGCGCCTCTCGCTTGCGCGTCAGGCGGGCATTGCCACCTACCATGGCGAAATTCTGGCCGAGGCGACCGAGGAACGCCTCGAACTCGGCCAGTTTCAGGTGCTCGTCGCCACGACCGACAGCGAGGCCTACAACGCCCTCGTGTGCAGCGAGTTCGCACCCGAATTCGGGCGCGATGCGGTCTACCAGCTGGGCGGCTCGGGCGACGACGAGGATCATCGCAGCCTGCCCGAAGCCCTGCGCGGGCGCGCGATGTTCGCCTCGGGCGCCGGAGTGGCCGAGATTCTCGAACGCGAGCGTCTGGGCTGGACCTTCCGCAAGACAAGGCTGAGCGACCAGTTCGACTTTGCCGATGCGCAGGCCGCGCTGCCCGATCAGAGCGACATGCTGTTCGTGCTGCGCAAGGACGGGCGGATCGTGTTCTTCACCCATGCCTCGCGTCCCACGCCGCAGGCGGGCGACACGATCATTTCCTATGGCCCCTCGCGCCACGAGGAACCCGAAGCCGCGCGTGGCGCTGTCAGGAACAGGAATGAGCAAAGGGAGGTGATGTCGTGA
- a CDS encoding tyrosine-type recombinase/integrase — MAKAPITKRTVDAAKPGTAEYVVWDDGGKETVKGFGLKVTPAGAKTYIFQYRVARAGMADKTAPKKFTIGRHGNLTPDQARARAKELAAMVDAGIDPRQAKLDAEAQKDRARREADEKARLENELEFEKVAERWLEEYELDHRASSVGQAKVSMRKYLIPKLKGRPMPRITKQELQAAFDAVPAGQRASRQQVFAYASILWRWAFERGDIEDNIVPSMLKPKGVKARDRVLVDAELARVWKAALTLREPFGAYFRLLMLTGQRRDEVASMNWSQLNRAEATWTKQSKDVKNEVAHMVPLVPAVIAELDALALAHQIRMASPKPDAAKWPKAGPVVSVKGTHALSCYSQAKEAIDEALALPCKGGAQVAPWRVHDLRRTLATGLQRLGVRFEVTEAVLNHVSGAKSGVAGIYQLHDWKDEKRDALSRWADHLAAITAED, encoded by the coding sequence ATGGCCAAGGCCCCCATAACCAAGCGCACAGTAGACGCGGCTAAACCCGGCACCGCCGAGTATGTTGTTTGGGATGATGGTGGAAAGGAAACCGTCAAAGGGTTCGGCCTGAAGGTCACGCCAGCCGGAGCCAAGACCTACATCTTCCAGTATCGCGTCGCACGTGCGGGCATGGCGGACAAAACCGCCCCCAAGAAATTCACCATTGGCCGCCATGGCAATCTGACGCCTGATCAAGCGCGTGCGCGTGCCAAAGAGCTGGCTGCCATGGTGGATGCCGGGATTGACCCGAGGCAGGCCAAGCTCGACGCAGAGGCACAGAAGGATCGTGCAAGGCGCGAGGCGGACGAGAAAGCGCGCCTTGAGAACGAGCTTGAGTTCGAGAAGGTCGCCGAACGCTGGCTGGAGGAATACGAGCTGGATCACCGGGCCAGCAGTGTCGGCCAAGCCAAGGTGTCAATGCGCAAATACCTGATCCCGAAATTGAAGGGGCGCCCGATGCCCCGCATCACCAAGCAGGAACTGCAGGCCGCCTTCGATGCGGTCCCAGCCGGGCAACGAGCCAGCCGACAGCAGGTCTTTGCCTATGCGTCGATCCTCTGGCGCTGGGCGTTCGAGCGGGGTGACATCGAAGACAATATCGTGCCCAGCATGCTCAAGCCCAAAGGCGTGAAGGCGCGCGATAGGGTTTTGGTCGATGCAGAACTGGCGCGGGTCTGGAAAGCAGCGCTGACCTTGCGAGAGCCATTCGGCGCCTATTTCCGCTTACTGATGCTGACAGGACAGCGCCGCGATGAAGTGGCCAGCATGAACTGGTCGCAACTCAACCGCGCCGAAGCCACTTGGACGAAGCAATCAAAGGACGTCAAAAACGAGGTCGCGCATATGGTGCCCCTCGTGCCAGCCGTGATTGCCGAACTGGATGCGCTGGCGTTGGCCCATCAAATCCGCATGGCTTCTCCCAAGCCGGATGCTGCCAAATGGCCCAAGGCAGGGCCTGTCGTTTCGGTGAAAGGCACCCATGCTTTGAGCTGCTATTCACAGGCCAAGGAGGCCATCGACGAAGCCCTTGCCTTGCCGTGCAAGGGGGGCGCCCAAGTCGCGCCTTGGCGGGTGCATGATCTGCGGCGAACCCTTGCCACGGGCCTGCAGAGGCTGGGTGTCCGCTTTGAAGTGACCGAAGCTGTGCTGAACCACGTGAGCGGCGCGAAAAGCGGCGTTGCGGGCATTTACCAGCTTCACGATTGGAAAGACGAAAAGCGCGATGCATTGAGCCGCTGGGCAGACCATCTGGCTGCAATCACTGCTGAAGACTGA
- a CDS encoding OmpA family protein — translation MRRASIIAFSVLLATLGGCNRPGPDKPGQDASAQASDQADDGQGEGEGGASSAAGQSASGEPAPEPKKSIIRPEVDAGPTQAPVLLPVHLVVPWPARAVRLDDAGRALIDGLLGDPTFQAGGPVTIWGHSDSHGTDSANLASSRQRALAARAYLIAKGVNPARITVVAMGEASPLVPNRRRDGTDDPDARAKNRRVEIEAVAPLPAAPPAAPNGKQAGPA, via the coding sequence GTGAGACGCGCGTCGATCATCGCGTTTTCGGTTCTTCTGGCCACGCTGGGCGGCTGCAACAGACCCGGCCCGGACAAGCCCGGTCAGGATGCCTCCGCGCAGGCTTCGGATCAGGCCGATGACGGGCAGGGGGAAGGCGAGGGCGGGGCCAGTTCTGCTGCCGGTCAGTCTGCTTCAGGCGAACCGGCGCCCGAGCCGAAAAAGTCGATCATCCGCCCCGAGGTCGACGCCGGGCCGACGCAGGCCCCGGTGCTGCTGCCGGTGCATCTCGTCGTGCCCTGGCCGGCCAGGGCTGTCCGGCTCGACGATGCCGGCCGGGCGCTGATCGATGGCCTGCTGGGCGATCCGACGTTTCAGGCCGGGGGCCCGGTCACGATCTGGGGGCACAGCGATTCCCATGGCACGGACAGCGCAAATCTGGCCTCCTCGCGCCAGCGCGCCCTGGCGGCGCGGGCCTATCTGATCGCAAAGGGGGTGAACCCGGCGCGGATCACGGTTGTCGCCATGGGCGAGGCCAGCCCGCTGGTGCCCAACCGCCGCCGCGACGGCACCGACGATCCCGACGCGCGCGCGAAGAACCGCCGGGTCGAGATCGAGGCCGTCGCACCCCTTCCGGCGGCGCCGCCTGCTGCCCCGAACGGGAAACAGGCCGGACCTGCATAA
- a CDS encoding nucleoside hydrolase, with translation MTYSSPASSSPTFSRRLRAGFLALGALAAMGQAQARTPAPAQKETGKTAPAKAEQANARQMVIIDDEGTSLMHIALLASPKIDVVGVTSVSGNIWATRGAAMQLRMLELMGKDKVPVAQGALYPLLNTEEKTRRWEALYGKLTWKGVWMKEWVEPTQQSTPPYRTPQDVSDIPGGAPKGHVLAEAAANFMIRMVHKYPGQITIVEGGPMTNLALAQRLDPEFASLAKGLIYMGGSFNPRQVLDNRSAADFAREFANSPRREFNIRFDPESASITSHAPWKSITVVPVDPSTATQLTPDLLARVAKVAPAGIRQVVSGFEPGFPLWDEIVAAVLIDPSVVTRSEQLYVDYDSQFGATYGDTLSWREHYQPGLGEQKATVILSVDPGKVDDTLVDAVSRAR, from the coding sequence TTGACCTATTCGTCCCCCGCCTCTTCCTCCCCCACCTTCTCCCGCCGCCTTCGGGCTGGTTTCCTTGCGCTTGGCGCCCTGGCCGCGATGGGCCAGGCTCAGGCCCGGACCCCAGCTCCGGCCCAGAAAGAGACGGGCAAGACTGCTCCTGCCAAGGCGGAACAGGCGAACGCGCGCCAGATGGTCATCATCGATGACGAAGGCACCTCGCTGATGCACATCGCGCTGCTGGCCTCGCCGAAGATCGACGTGGTCGGGGTGACGAGCGTGAGCGGCAATATCTGGGCGACGCGCGGCGCGGCGATGCAGTTGCGCATGCTGGAGCTGATGGGCAAGGACAAGGTTCCCGTGGCCCAGGGCGCGCTCTATCCGCTGCTCAACACCGAGGAAAAGACCCGGCGCTGGGAAGCCCTCTATGGCAAGCTGACGTGGAAGGGCGTGTGGATGAAGGAGTGGGTGGAGCCCACCCAGCAATCGACCCCGCCCTATCGCACCCCGCAGGATGTCAGCGACATTCCCGGCGGCGCGCCCAAGGGCCATGTTCTGGCCGAGGCGGCGGCCAACTTCATGATCCGCATGGTCCACAAGTATCCGGGCCAGATCACGATCGTCGAGGGCGGCCCGATGACCAACCTTGCGCTGGCCCAGCGCCTCGACCCCGAGTTCGCCAGCCTTGCCAAGGGGCTGATCTACATGGGCGGCAGCTTCAATCCCCGGCAGGTGCTCGACAACCGCTCGGCTGCCGACTTTGCGCGCGAATTTGCCAATTCGCCCCGCCGTGAATTCAACATCCGCTTCGATCCTGAATCAGCCAGCATCACCTCGCACGCGCCGTGGAAGTCGATCACCGTGGTTCCCGTCGATCCCTCGACCGCAACCCAGTTGACCCCCGACCTGCTCGCACGCGTGGCCAAGGTGGCCCCGGCCGGGATCAGGCAGGTGGTTTCCGGGTTCGAGCCGGGCTTCCCGCTGTGGGACGAGATCGTTGCGGCGGTGCTGATCGATCCTTCGGTCGTGACCCGCTCGGAACAGCTCTATGTCGATTATGACAGCCAGTTCGGCGCGACCTATGGCGACACGCTTTCGTGGCGCGAGCATTACCAGCCGGGGCTGGGCGAGCAGAAGGCGACCGTGATCCTCTCGGTCGATCCCGGAAAGGTCGACGATACGCTCGTCGATGCGGTTTCCAGGGCCCGGTAA
- a CDS encoding S1/P1 nuclease — protein sequence MRKPALSGFIAASLCLSSPAHAWGPIGHRITGAIADENLSGLARARVRLLLGNEDLAQAATWPDDMRSAPDPFWQKTASPWHYVTVKGDDYQTSDAPPAGDAVTALAHFSAVLRDPKASPDEQRMALRFVVHIVGDLHQPLHAGAGDDRGGNTVSVSWFGKPTNLHSIWDSALIEQRGLSYSEYAHWLSRAITPQEVIAWNQTDPNVWIHESVALRKTIYPTDPALSWDYAYQHRGEVDQRLEQAGVRIAATLNRIFESAPPPRP from the coding sequence ATGCGCAAACCCGCCCTGTCCGGCTTCATCGCCGCTTCGCTCTGCCTGTCGTCCCCGGCCCATGCCTGGGGGCCCATCGGCCATCGCATCACCGGCGCCATCGCCGACGAGAACCTGAGCGGCCTGGCCCGCGCGCGGGTGCGCCTGCTGCTGGGCAATGAAGACCTCGCCCAGGCCGCCACCTGGCCCGACGACATGCGCTCGGCCCCCGATCCGTTCTGGCAGAAGACCGCCAGCCCCTGGCACTATGTCACGGTCAAGGGCGACGACTACCAGACTTCGGACGCCCCGCCCGCAGGCGACGCGGTCACCGCGCTGGCGCATTTTTCCGCCGTGCTGCGCGATCCCAAGGCCTCGCCCGACGAACAGCGCATGGCACTGCGCTTCGTGGTTCACATCGTGGGCGACCTGCACCAGCCGCTCCATGCCGGCGCGGGCGATGATCGGGGGGGCAATACCGTCTCGGTCAGCTGGTTCGGCAAACCGACCAATCTGCATTCGATCTGGGATTCGGCGCTGATCGAACAGCGCGGGCTGTCCTATTCCGAATATGCGCACTGGCTGTCCCGCGCGATCACCCCGCAGGAGGTGATCGCCTGGAACCAGACCGACCCGAACGTGTGGATTCACGAGAGCGTGGCCCTGCGCAAGACGATCTACCCCACCGACCCGGCGCTGAGCTGGGACTATGCCTACCAGCATCGCGGGGAAGTCGATCAAAGGCTCGAACAGGCCGGGGTGCGCATCGCGGCAACGCTCAACCGGATCTTTGAAAGCGCGCCCCCGCCCCGTCCCTGA
- a CDS encoding TonB-dependent receptor, with protein sequence MKFTNLRWPMTVSAIAIMSAVSVPAFAEEAAAQADAPATEAASDASTGGGIVVTATRRSERAINVPIAVSSLSGEKLDVLNSSGQDIRFLASRVPSLQIESSFGRTFPRFYIRGLGNTDFSADAAQPVSVVYDNVALESPMLKAFPVFDLENVEVLKGPQGTLFGRNTPAGVVKLTSKRPTEDLNGHISASWGSFNTANIEAAIGAPITDHLRFRVAGLLQRRDNWVKNDYTQTINSKNFEGYRDFAGRFMLEYENGPLDLLLNVHGRSLRGTARLFRGNAIQKGTNDLVPGYDIGHTAQNGDNPQSLDSWGINLQGSYAFGGVGTLYSITAWERADVFSRGDIDGSYPGAVPFQVQTGGDTSPKEFSQEVRFASEKFGDVSFQAGAYYFNQNLDNGSGSWNNANVYAPTSVMHLDNETYAFFGSGEYTPTSSLILRAGVRWSHDRRHSILVDGADINARGPGIGVSTGHVAGSNWSWDGSATYKISSSSSVYGRVASGYLGAALKNDTQSGVATVARPQTTTSYEIGFKSEQPGLFNFSIDAYFSNTHNIQLTAVGGGSNVTQLMNARKAIGYGVETELTATPIEHLQLTLGGSYNFTQLRDKNLFVAPCGSNCTVLDPLVSVNGTRLASIDGNRLPQAPRWIGNATLSYAVPLTETTEVFAYTDWAYRSKVNFFLYQAVEFTGKASVEGGLRVGYRDKARGYEVAAFARNITNQVRIVGAIDFNNLTAMLNEPRIFGGEISFHF encoded by the coding sequence GTGAAATTTACGAATCTGCGCTGGCCGATGACCGTCTCGGCCATCGCCATCATGTCTGCCGTTTCCGTTCCGGCTTTTGCCGAAGAAGCCGCTGCCCAGGCTGATGCCCCGGCAACGGAAGCTGCGAGCGATGCCAGCACTGGCGGCGGCATCGTCGTGACCGCCACGCGCCGTTCCGAGCGCGCGATCAATGTTCCCATCGCGGTCTCGTCGCTCTCGGGCGAGAAGCTCGACGTGCTCAATTCGAGCGGTCAGGACATTCGCTTCCTCGCCTCGCGCGTGCCCAGCCTCCAGATCGAATCCTCGTTTGGCCGCACTTTCCCGCGCTTCTACATCCGTGGCCTTGGCAACACCGACTTCAGCGCCGACGCGGCCCAGCCGGTTTCGGTCGTCTACGACAACGTCGCGCTCGAAAGCCCGATGCTCAAGGCCTTCCCGGTCTTCGACCTTGAAAACGTCGAAGTGCTCAAGGGGCCGCAGGGCACGCTGTTTGGTCGCAACACGCCGGCCGGTGTGGTCAAGCTGACCTCTAAGCGCCCGACCGAAGACCTCAACGGCCATATCAGCGCCTCGTGGGGCAGCTTCAACACCGCCAACATCGAGGCCGCCATCGGCGCGCCGATCACCGACCACTTGCGCTTCCGCGTGGCCGGCCTGCTTCAGCGTCGCGACAACTGGGTCAAGAACGACTATACGCAGACGATCAATTCGAAGAACTTCGAAGGCTATCGCGACTTTGCCGGTCGCTTCATGCTCGAATACGAGAACGGCCCGCTCGACCTCCTGCTGAACGTCCATGGCCGTTCGCTGCGCGGCACCGCGCGCCTGTTCCGCGGCAACGCGATCCAGAAGGGCACCAACGATCTGGTTCCGGGCTACGACATCGGACACACCGCCCAGAACGGCGACAACCCGCAGTCGCTCGACAGCTGGGGCATCAACCTTCAGGGCAGCTATGCCTTCGGCGGCGTCGGCACCCTCTACTCGATCACGGCCTGGGAACGCGCCGACGTGTTCTCGCGTGGCGACATCGACGGGTCCTATCCGGGCGCCGTGCCGTTCCAGGTCCAGACCGGTGGCGATACCTCGCCCAAGGAATTCTCGCAGGAAGTGCGCTTCGCCTCTGAAAAGTTCGGCGATGTCAGCTTCCAGGCCGGGGCCTACTACTTCAACCAGAACCTCGACAATGGCAGCGGCTCGTGGAACAACGCGAACGTCTATGCGCCGACCAGCGTCATGCATCTCGACAACGAGACTTATGCGTTCTTCGGTTCGGGCGAATATACGCCGACCAGTTCGCTGATCCTGCGCGCGGGCGTGCGCTGGTCGCATGATCGCCGTCACAGCATCCTCGTCGATGGCGCCGACATCAACGCGCGCGGTCCGGGCATCGGCGTGTCGACCGGCCATGTCGCGGGTTCCAACTGGTCGTGGGATGGCAGCGCCACCTACAAGATCTCGTCGTCGAGCAGCGTCTATGGCCGCGTGGCTTCGGGCTATCTGGGGGCGGCGCTCAAGAACGATACCCAGTCGGGTGTCGCCACGGTGGCCCGTCCGCAGACGACGACTTCGTATGAAATCGGCTTCAAGAGCGAACAGCCCGGCTTGTTCAACTTCTCGATCGACGCCTATTTCTCGAACACGCACAATATCCAGCTGACCGCCGTGGGCGGGGGCTCGAACGTCACCCAGCTCATGAATGCGCGCAAGGCCATCGGCTATGGCGTGGAAACCGAACTGACGGCGACCCCGATCGAGCATCTCCAGCTTACGCTGGGCGGCAGCTACAACTTCACCCAGCTGCGCGACAAGAACCTGTTTGTCGCCCCGTGCGGCAGCAACTGCACGGTCCTCGACCCGCTGGTCTCGGTCAATGGAACGCGGCTGGCCTCGATCGATGGCAACCGTCTGCCCCAGGCGCCGCGCTGGATCGGCAATGCGACGCTCAGCTATGCCGTGCCGCTGACCGAAACCACCGAAGTCTTCGCCTATACCGACTGGGCCTATCGCTCGAAGGTGAACTTCTTCCTCTATCAGGCGGTTGAATTCACCGGGAAGGCCTCGGTCGAAGGCGGTCTGCGCGTCGGCTATCGCGACAAGGCGCGTGGCTATGAAGTGGCCGCCTTTGCCCGCAACATCACCAACCAGGTGCGGATCGTGGGCGCGATCGACTTCAACAACCTGACCGCGATGCTGAACGAACCGCGCATCTTCGGCGGCGAAATCAGCTTCCACTTCTGA
- a CDS encoding TonB-dependent receptor, translating to MVRKVLVGWQASYAVLAALAVAPTVAMAADNAGGAAQSESSPAASEVQASDDGGVVISVLGRKAVHATKVSIGRVLIDDLPSGANPMAAISVSPGVSFQSADPQGISTWASQIFIHGFDQRAVGMTLDEMPLGEMTYRNYNGLSPMQAVTSENVAGVDMVQSAGAESVAATNNLGGALTYTSLDPSHVMGASVTQGFGSYSNFHTFVRLDSGDLNSTGTRFYASYMRNTQDKWKSGGGSTAQQVNFKIVQPLGSDSSLTAFFNWNDLHELVYQDMSPDILNTLGNNIDYYYNGKASGYIAAYNAAQGIFPAGYEKLKAPLDASYYDGATNQSDVMGYLKADIAVTDRLRWVTTAYGHGEESQTTWTSPYFGSPGGSLLSELVKEPSIRRFGVVSRVSYEVAKHHLGMGVWYENNHYRSPMNAYALPAVVNGVIQGGVLNPLDRFVNPFANIFDQTYNTNTFTAFVQDDYHPVHNLTLHAGFKSILSTTSVDKGYLNQGYYGAIGNIASGVSLTTAEAFLPHFGADWTFLGHHELFFDISKNARTYAQSGFKLSSSPFAVTQAAFDQMSGSIKPETDWTYAVGYRYGSKLFDVSIYAYHTDFSNRLQQITSGSSINPVSTVANVGGVTMNGVEGLLSVRPLTGLSITNSISYNHGVYNDNIVDQNGVHQIKGKQVVNYPRLMYKARVGYDIGKLSFYVDESRTGWRNYDYQGQYRVPGYWMTNLGVQWHIRKPSDGETFAQVFKGLTLSFNLNNVTNKTYVATMGEVGNPMSGAEAYTYQSMILGMPRSAFGTIKADF from the coding sequence ATGGTACGAAAGGTACTCGTGGGCTGGCAGGCTTCTTATGCCGTCCTGGCCGCTTTGGCGGTTGCCCCCACGGTGGCGATGGCTGCCGACAATGCTGGCGGGGCTGCGCAGTCTGAGTCTTCTCCTGCGGCGTCCGAGGTACAGGCTTCCGACGATGGCGGTGTCGTCATCTCCGTCCTCGGCCGGAAGGCGGTTCATGCCACGAAAGTTTCGATTGGCCGCGTCCTGATCGACGACCTGCCTTCGGGGGCCAACCCGATGGCGGCGATCAGCGTTTCGCCGGGCGTTTCGTTCCAGTCGGCCGACCCTCAGGGCATCAGCACTTGGGCCAGCCAGATCTTCATCCACGGCTTCGACCAGCGCGCGGTGGGCATGACGCTCGACGAAATGCCGCTGGGCGAGATGACCTATCGCAACTACAACGGGTTGAGCCCGATGCAGGCGGTGACTTCGGAAAATGTCGCGGGTGTCGACATGGTCCAGTCGGCGGGCGCCGAATCGGTGGCCGCGACCAACAACCTGGGCGGCGCGCTCACTTATACCAGCCTCGATCCCAGCCACGTGATGGGCGCCAGCGTCACGCAAGGGTTCGGCAGCTATTCGAACTTCCACACGTTCGTGCGCCTCGACAGCGGCGATCTCAACAGCACCGGCACGCGGTTCTATGCGTCCTACATGCGCAACACGCAGGACAAGTGGAAGAGCGGCGGCGGTTCGACCGCGCAGCAGGTCAATTTCAAGATCGTCCAGCCGCTCGGCAGCGACAGTTCGCTGACCGCCTTCTTCAACTGGAACGACCTCCACGAGCTGGTCTATCAGGACATGTCGCCTGATATTCTCAACACGCTGGGCAACAACATCGACTATTACTACAACGGCAAGGCCAGCGGGTACATCGCGGCCTACAATGCCGCCCAGGGCATTTTCCCGGCCGGGTACGAAAAGCTCAAGGCGCCGCTCGACGCCTCCTACTATGACGGCGCGACCAACCAGAGCGACGTGATGGGCTACCTCAAGGCCGATATCGCGGTGACCGACCGCCTGCGCTGGGTGACGACGGCCTATGGCCATGGCGAGGAATCGCAGACGACCTGGACCTCGCCCTATTTCGGTTCGCCGGGCGGATCGCTGCTGAGCGAACTGGTCAAGGAACCCTCGATCCGTCGTTTCGGCGTCGTTTCGCGCGTGTCCTATGAGGTCGCCAAGCACCATCTGGGCATGGGCGTCTGGTATGAAAACAACCATTACCGCTCGCCGATGAACGCCTATGCCCTGCCGGCGGTGGTCAACGGGGTGATCCAGGGCGGGGTGCTCAACCCTCTCGACCGCTTCGTCAATCCGTTCGCCAACATCTTCGACCAGACCTACAATACCAACACGTTCACCGCCTTTGTGCAGGATGACTATCATCCCGTGCACAACCTGACGCTGCACGCCGGTTTCAAGTCGATCCTGAGCACGACGAGCGTGGACAAGGGCTATCTGAACCAGGGCTATTATGGCGCCATCGGCAATATCGCGAGCGGGGTCAGCCTGACCACGGCCGAGGCGTTCCTGCCGCACTTCGGCGCGGACTGGACGTTCCTGGGCCATCATGAACTGTTCTTCGACATCTCGAAGAACGCGCGCACTTATGCGCAGTCGGGCTTCAAGCTGTCGTCTTCGCCGTTTGCGGTGACGCAGGCCGCGTTCGACCAGATGAGCGGTTCGATCAAGCCCGAGACCGACTGGACTTATGCGGTCGGCTATCGCTATGGCTCGAAGCTGTTCGACGTGTCGATCTATGCCTATCACACCGACTTCTCGAACCGTCTCCAGCAGATCACTTCGGGTTCGTCGATCAACCCGGTCTCGACCGTCGCGAACGTGGGCGGCGTGACGATGAACGGCGTGGAAGGCCTGCTGTCGGTCCGTCCGCTCACCGGCCTGTCGATCACCAACAGCATCAGCTACAACCACGGTGTCTACAACGACAACATCGTCGACCAGAACGGCGTGCACCAGATCAAGGGCAAGCAGGTCGTCAACTATCCGCGCCTGATGTACAAGGCGCGCGTGGGCTACGACATCGGCAAGCTCAGCTTCTATGTCGACGAGAGCCGCACCGGCTGGCGCAACTACGACTATCAGGGCCAATATCGCGTCCCCGGCTACTGGATGACCAACCTTGGCGTGCAGTGGCACATCCGCAAGCCCTCCGATGGCGAGACGTTTGCCCAGGTGTTCAAGGGCCTGACCCTGTCGTTCAACCTGAACAACGTCACCAACAAGACCTATGTCGCTACGATGGGCGAAGTCGGCAACCCGATGAGCGGGGCCGAAGCCTATACCTATCAGTCGATGATCCTGGGGATGCCGCGTTCGGCATTCGGAACGATCAAGGCCGATTTCTGA